A single genomic interval of bacterium (Candidatus Blackallbacteria) CG13_big_fil_rev_8_21_14_2_50_49_14 harbors:
- a CDS encoding glycosyl transferase: MQNFLLPNKTQAHPKLSAQELKKLEQRYLGVKWERHLLPTQTLFLQHCETFLKRAIDVLGALAALLMLSPLLIFTALAIWLEDRGPVLFSQERVGQFGRVFQFYKFRSMVRNAEALKDSLTHLNESSDGVIFKARRDPRITRVGRIIRRLSIDELPQLWNVLRGDMSLVGPRPPVPREVQDYRPEDRKRLDIRPGLTCIWQVSGRSEIPFHRQVQMDQDYILRQNLKLDFILLLKTVRAVFSGRGAY; encoded by the coding sequence ATGCAAAATTTTCTTTTACCCAATAAAACCCAAGCCCATCCCAAACTGTCTGCACAGGAGCTTAAAAAGCTTGAGCAACGCTACCTCGGTGTGAAATGGGAACGTCACCTGCTGCCCACCCAAACTTTGTTTTTGCAGCACTGCGAAACTTTCCTGAAACGCGCCATCGATGTTTTAGGGGCCTTGGCCGCCCTGCTGATGCTCTCGCCGCTTTTGATTTTCACAGCGCTGGCAATTTGGCTGGAAGATCGCGGCCCTGTGCTCTTTTCCCAAGAGCGGGTGGGCCAGTTTGGGCGGGTCTTTCAATTTTATAAATTTCGCTCCATGGTGCGCAATGCCGAAGCCTTAAAAGACAGCCTGACCCACTTAAACGAATCTTCAGATGGGGTGATATTTAAGGCCCGCCGGGATCCCCGCATTACCCGTGTGGGTCGGATCATCCGCCGTTTGAGCATCGATGAACTGCCGCAACTGTGGAATGTGCTGCGGGGCGATATGAGCCTGGTCGGCCCCCGTCCACCGGTCCCCCGTGAGGTTCAGGATTATCGCCCTGAAGATCGCAAACGCCTGGACATACGCCCTGGGCTGACCTGTATCTGGCAGGTCAGTGGGCGCAGCGAAATTCCCTTTCATCGCCAGGTGCAAATGGATCAGGACTATATTCTACGCCAGAACCTGAAACTGGATTTCATCTTGCTGCTCAAAACCGTGCGGGCAGTCTTTAGCGGGCGAGGAGCGTATTAG
- a CDS encoding DNA-binding response regulator, with amino-acid sequence MIRILIADDHAIVREGLKQILSGLPDLTVKAEADSGYEAIRQLESEEIDLVILDINLGDQSGLEVLKQIKQQWPHMPVLILTMHSEKQYATRMLKAGAAGFLNKGSVSEELVAALRKIAKGGRYITESLAEQLVMDIGQKSDIPHERLSDREFEIFRLIAAGHKNKEIATELFLSEKTVSTYQSRILEKMNLVNRSAIIHYAIENNLI; translated from the coding sequence ATGATTCGAATTTTGATTGCCGATGATCATGCCATCGTTAGAGAAGGGCTCAAACAAATTTTATCGGGCCTGCCCGATCTGACCGTTAAAGCAGAGGCCGACAGCGGCTATGAAGCGATTCGCCAACTTGAGTCTGAAGAAATTGATCTGGTTATTTTGGATATCAACCTCGGCGACCAAAGTGGTCTTGAAGTCTTGAAACAAATCAAACAACAATGGCCACACATGCCTGTTTTGATCCTGACCATGCACTCTGAGAAACAATATGCAACCCGCATGCTCAAAGCCGGTGCCGCAGGTTTTTTGAACAAGGGTTCTGTTTCAGAAGAATTGGTTGCCGCTTTGCGTAAAATTGCCAAAGGCGGCCGTTATATCACCGAAAGCCTGGCTGAGCAATTGGTCATGGATATCGGTCAGAAATCAGATATTCCCCATGAGCGTTTGAGCGACCGGGAATTTGAAATCTTTCGTCTGATTGCTGCAGGCCATAAGAACAAAGAAATTGCAACCGAACTCTTTTTGAGTGAAAAAACGGTAAGTACCTATCAAAGCCGAATTCTGGAAAAAATGAACCTTGTCAATCGTTCGGCGATTATTCACTATGCAATTGAAAACAATTTGATCTGA